Proteins encoded together in one Telopea speciosissima isolate NSW1024214 ecotype Mountain lineage chromosome 6, Tspe_v1, whole genome shotgun sequence window:
- the LOC122666030 gene encoding elicitor-responsive protein 3 has product MEGGILEVLLVNAEGLRHTNFIGKPRYYVILQCGDQTHKSKITTAKKKKAFWNEKFKFKIPFSQWQNLSHLKLRIMDKETFTEGGFVGETIVHLGGILTEGNDKGFIEVEPTLYNVVLEDDTYKGEIKIGFKFMANVEVQRETRVCDGLDKQKPKSICGTLFSFWRIIWWRFFFPNKKSSSMDNQKLI; this is encoded by the exons ATGGAGGGAGGAATCCTAGAAGTGCTTCTTGTCAATGCTGAGGGCCTTAGACACACAAATTTCAttg GAAAACCCAGATATTATGTCATCCTACAATGTGGTGACCAGACACATAAGAGTAAAATTACAACAG ctaaaaagaagaaagctttCTGGAATGagaaattcaaattcaaaatcccATTTTCACAGTGGCAAAACCTGTCTCATCTTAAGTTAAGAATCATGGATAAGGAAACTTTCACTGAGGGTGGTTTTGTTGGTGAAACCAT AGTTCATCTTGGAGGGATACTAACTGAAGGAAATGACAAGGGATTCATAGAAGTGGAACCAACCTTATATAATGTTGTTCTTGAGGATGATACATACAAAGGAGAGATCAAAATTGGCTTTAAATTCATGGCAAAT GTAGAAGTGCAAAGGGAAACAAGAGTATGTGATGGGCTGGACAAGCAAAAACCAAAGTCAATATGTGGAACACTCTTCAGTTTCTGGAGAATTATTTGGTGGAGGTTTTTCTTTCCCAATAAGAAATCATCTTCTATGGATAACCAGAAACTGATTTAG
- the LOC122664336 gene encoding GMP synthase [glutamine-hydrolyzing]-like: protein MEPQNMLSNLVLILDFGSQYTHLITRRIRKLSVFSLCISGTSPLKSITELNPRVIILSGGPHSVHTNGAPCFPPGFVDYVEANNIFVLGICYGLQLIVQKLDGEVRVGEKQEYGRMEIIVERACGLFGSKAVGDKQSVWMSHGDEVAKLPDDFTVVARSQQGSVAAIENPLRRFYGLQFHPEVAHSPEGMETLRHFLFNVCGITADWNMQDVMEEEIKVIKGLVGSEDHVICALSGGVDSTVAATLVHKAIGDRLHCVFVDNGLLRYKERERVMETFERDLHLPVTCVDAAEQFLSKLKGVVDPEAKRKIIGKEFICIFDDFAQDLEHKLGKKPIFLVQGTLYPDVIESCPPPGSGRNHSHTIKSHHNVGGLPKDMKLKLIEPLKLLFKDEVREMGSILNVPAAFLKRHPFPGPGLAVRVLGDVTEGNALEILRQVDEIFIQSIKEAGLYDSIWQAFAVFLPIRSVGVQGDQRTHSHVVALRAVTSQDGMTADWYYFEHKFLDDVARKICNSVRGVNRVVQDITSKPPSTIEWE, encoded by the exons ATGGAACCCCAAAACATGTTGTCGAACCTAGTTCTTATCCTGGATTTTGGTTCTCAGTACACCCATCTCATTACTCGTAGAATCAGAAAACTCTCCGTCTTCTCCCTTTGCATCTCCGGTACATCTCCTCTCAAATCCATCACTGAACTCAATCCTCGTGTTATAATCCTTTCCGGTGGCCCTCACTCTGTTCATACCAATGGTGCGCCCTGCTTTCCGCCTGGTTTCGTCGATTACGTTGAGGCGAATAATATATTCGTGTTGGGTATTTGCTATGGTCTGCAACTAATTGTGCAGAAGCTTGATGGAGAAGTTAGGGTTGGAGAGAAGCAGGAGTACGGGAGAATGGAGATTATAGTAGAGAGGGCTTGTGGATTGTTTGGTTCTAAAGCCGTCGGCGACAAACAGAGTGTTTGGATGAGCCATGGCGACGAGGTTGCCAAGCTCCCTGATGATTTTACGGTTGTAGCCAGGAGTCAGCAAGGCTCCGTTGCGGCGATCGAGAATCCGTTGAGAAGGTTTTATGGGCTTCAGTTTCACCCGGAG GTGGCACATTCCCCGGAAGGGATGGAAACACTACGCCACTTCCTTTTCAATGTATGTGGAATAACTGCTGATTGGAACATGCAAGatgtaatggaagaagaaattaaagtgATCAAAGGTTTAGTGGGTTCTGAAGATCATGTTATCTGTGCATTATCTGGGGGTGTAGATTCCACTGTTGCGGCTACTCTGGTTCATAAGGCAATAGGAGATAGGCTTCACTGCGTTTTTGTTGACAATGGCTTATTGAG GTACAAGGAAAGAGAGCGTGTGATGGAAACCTTCGAAAGGGATCTTCATCTACCTGTTACTTGTGTTGATGCAGCAGAGCAATTTCTTAGCAAACTCAAAGGTGTCGTAGACCCTGAGGCTAAAAGGAAAATAATTGGAAAAGAATTCATCTGCATCTTTGATGATTTTGCCCAAGATTTGGAGCATAAGTTAGGAAAGAAGcctattttcttggttcaagGGACCTTGTATCCAGATGTTATTGAATCATGCCCACCTCCTGGAAGTGGAAGAAACCATTCTCACACAATCAAGAGCCACCATAATGTTGGGGGGCTTCCCAAGGACATGAAACTGAAACTCATTGAACCCCTTAAGCTTCTATTTAAGGATGAG GTTCGGGAAATGGGGAGCATCTTGAATGTCCCTGCAGCATTTCTAAAGCGGCATCCTTTCCCGGGGCCTGGCCTTGCAGTACGAGTCTTGGGTGATGTTACTGAAGGAAATGCCTTAGAGATCCTTCGCCAG GTTGATGAAATCTTCATTCAGTCAATTAAAGAAGCTGGGCTCTATGATTCAATATGGCAAGCTTTTGCAGTATTTCTGCCAATAAGATCAGTTGGGGTTCAAGGTGATCAGAGGACACATTCTCATGTTGTTGCTCTTAGAGCTGTTACAAGCCAGGATGGAATGACAGCAGATTG GTACTATTTTGAGCACAAGTTCCTTGATGATGTGGCCCGAAAGATTTGCAATAGTGTTAGGGGTGTAAACAGAGTTGTACAAGACATTACATCAAAACCTCCATCAACGATTGAGTGGGAATGA